The DNA sequence TAGCGGGGTCTGGGGTAACGgaacctcatcatcaattTCAGGTTCGTCGTCAGGAGCTTCCTCTTACATCACGAATTCACCATGTCAGCTCTACTAGCGCGACTAGCCACAGCGCCCTGGTTCACCATGTATCGCTACTCAGTGTACATTTTCGCCAACTCAAAAAACAACCTTACCCCCTGGCCTCCCAGTCAGCACTCTCCCCCTCCATTTTACAGTGCTGATTCGCCCTGCATTGGCTTCAGCAACGGCCCGGCGCCCGCCAAGGGGCTCTACCGTCGTTCTAGAAATTGCCCATTAGCAGTTTAGCCTCTCCCCCCCCGCGTTTAAATGAAAACCCGACGCCTGAAAAGCAACCACTTCTCCCAGACGCTACTGCGCAGCAACTTGGGAATTACACATGAATGGTTGAACTACAAGGTTTCCATCTGCCCGTGCGCACCTTTCCCCAGACCATCTAACCAGTCTATTACGAGATCTATATTCAACCTCACGACTATTACTTAATGGTTTCCTGGGATTGCGTTTCCCCATGGGGTTCTCTAGTGACAAAACTTGAGCCGTCGAAAGCCGAGAAGGGCCCACGAACGCCCCCCCTGAACACGACAACTTTGGTAACAAGCTGTTCCCTTGTCTTGATTTAACCTCGTGGGCCTCTGTATCCCCACGATTCGACGGTATCCGGGGAAGAGATTCTGGAGAAGGTGGCTCCATGGGCTCCGCCGGGTTACGGGGCCGTGATGTGACGCCGTCACCATCCCCACGGGGTGATGCCAAATGAGAGTCACGCCAGGCCATGACGAATGCTCTGAAACGCCTCGCTTGTGGATATGGTCTACCAGTGGTTTAGGGTCTGGAATTCCCATCCCAAGGCTCGCCGGAATGGACGGATGGCTCGGATATCTGGTGTGTCGATAGCGGCCGGCGGCCAACTCGGGCATCAGGGATTTGATTTGGAATAACTCGCCAACAAGTCAGCCCTTGGACTGTGTGGATAGGAATGATGCCAAATTACGTGCTCAAAGCCTAGTACAGTGTCGGCTTCAGGGAAGTGTCGCCCCCTTGCCCCGACCAAAGGACAAGAGACAAGCGCAGTGTCACTGACGTTGACTTGGCAGGTTTTCATAGTCCGCATTGCATTGAAGAACCCCGTGGCTATGCAAGGGACTCGCAATGAGGCAAAGAACGATATCACTGAGTGAAATATGAGCAGAGACGATTTGCTTCCTGTGCTAGGAAGACCTGCGCGAGTAGTTGGGAACATCCCACCAGTGAGTCTTGGAGCAGAGAAAATGGGCCCCGTCGGTGAcgttgaagccatcatccaTGGTAAGCTTTTCGATGAAAGCTGCTTTGCATCTACGGCGAAGCAGAACGAACACCTGCTTTCCAATGTGGTGTTCATTGGTCAAGCCGATGTTGCCATGCTCCTGGAATCGATAGAGTTGGCTTTTCCTCCCTGGCTGCAGGACATCCTGAAGTCAGATGTCCAACCTTCCCTCTATCTCTTCAAAATACTTGTATCTAGATGGGACGTTCATGCTATTGTTCTTGAAAACCTAGGTAGCCGTCCCAGGATCGACATTGGCTCTTACACGGCCAGCTCCGGGGCGTGCCGACTGGCATGGCGTCCTATCACTATGACGACCCTCAAATGCCTCAGCTGGAGAGCACCCTTCAGCAACTCCCTTCCACGACATCCCAGGGCAGCCGAAGCAAAAAGAAGACATGAATGGCAAAAAACAAAGCAAATGCGTCATCCGGAATTCGAATCCGAGCCTCAACTTCTCTCTGATGGAAGAGTTGAATCCTAACCCCTAGACCAATGACGCTTGAGATTGACGATGCAACCTCGGTGAGTGTCAGATAAGCGGCAGAGGTGTTGAGATAGTGCAAAAAGAAATCGCAAAAAGTGAGGTTGCAATGCGTAATCTGGGAATCGAACCCAGGGCTCCCCGACGTTACTCGAATGGCAACGGAGAATTTTACCACTAAACCAATTACGCTTTGATTTGTTGTTGAAACCGAAGCTCCCAAGTGAGCCCAAGATGGGAGATTTTGGCATCGCGAGGCGATATCCATCTCAGGACGACAATATGATGAGCCTTAGGACTAAAGCGCGATTAGGATTAGGATTGAACGGCTATGTCATCTAGGCAATGTTTAGACCATGAGTGGATGCATGCGGTTGGCTTGGCAGTATACTCAGTTCACGTCCAACCCCGACCGTCCCAATGCACCAAAGCGAGATCAAAATGAGCCACAAACTGACAACTGATTATTTGGGAAACAAGTGGAAAGATGATTGGTCCAGGTGCGCTGATCAAAGACCTCATTCATTCCAGATCAGCTCAGATGCGCGGTGCTGACCTCCGATCCCCACCACGTGAGTTGCTGTGCCTCACCGGATATCGCAATCTCACAGAGCCTCAGATCTAACAACCACCAGGCACAAGACGCCAGCTATGGCAACGTATCAGTACCAGCGCTTACAGCCCGATGAGATCCGGTTACTAGCCCTCAGCGCTGGCAGTTATGACGCCAAACTTGAGGGCAGCCTGGATATCTTTCGACTACCCGAGAATgaggagccagaggaggGACATCAGGTCTTGGTCACCCGCGACACAGGCTCCGACGTGCAAAATGCGCCTCCGTATGAAGCGCTCTCATATACATGGGGCTCACTCCCAATCTCTCCGCATACATTgagcatcgtcgtcggcgacgGGGAGACTGCGACTCTCGACATTACACCAAACCTCGATCTCGCTCTACGCCGTCTAAGACAGGACATCCCCGCGAATAAATCCCGTCTCCTCTGGATCGATGCAGTCTGCATAAACCAATCCGACCTCGTAGAGAAAAGCACACAAATCCCCAAAATGGCCATGATTTACAACAGAGCAGAGGGCGTCTCCGTCTGGCTGGGGGGCGACGACGCCGGCGCAGTCGACTTTATCGACAAGCTGCTCAACCTTGACGATTTTGACCCCCTTACAAAAGACCCCGGTACGCCGGAGGAGTGGGCGGCGTTATTGGCCTTGATGCAGAGGCCTTGGTTCAACAGACGGTGGATCGTGCAGGAGATTTCgctggcgaggagggcgacgcTTCTTTGCGGGATGAGGAGCGTTTCGTGGGAGGACTTTTCTGCCGCTGTTGCGCTGTTCACTTCGAGGTATCAGGATCTACGGGCGCTATTTCAGAGATCTGAAAAGTTTCAGAATCACCCAAATTATCTGGGAGAGGTTGACGCCCTCGGAGCCAAGTGTTTGGTGGACCTCACGAGCAATCTGTTCAGAAAGTCAGAAGACGGCGCCGTGCTTGAGCGTCTCCTATCACTCGAAGGCTTAATCTCAACCATGGCTGCATTTGAAGCTGCGTCTCCCCACGATACCATTTACGCTGTCCTCTGGCTCGCTCACGATGCCCAGCCGGATGCGCAACACGGCGGCGCCATGTCGGATGATCACCTCTTGCAAACGCCTCAGCACTCGCCCACATTGGCCGGTATCTCGTCCGATGAAGACGTGTCGGACTATGATCTAGGGGCACACATGCCACAGCCATCGAACCAGATCAAGTTCCGAACACCATTCCCAAGGCGAGCGACGGGAACATCCTCAACCGACGGCCCTGAGAAGCTGTCCAGGAGATCAACATCATTAAAGCCCCCAGTCGCAGCCTGGCAGTCATCCTTCAGTTGTCGCTCAGTCTCCGACCGCAACCTAAGAAACGCAGAGAAGCACTTTGAGGGATATCCCACGTCCATAATTGTCGACTACAACAGGAGCGTCTATGAGGTCTGCAAAGAGTTCCTCGAGTTCGCCATCGGCCGATCCAGGACCCTCGACATTATATGCTGTCCCTGGGCTCCAGAGCCGCCTCCCGACGAGCCAAAACTGCCGTCGTGGATCACCCAGTTGGACAGCACGCCTTTTGACAAGCAGCCTGGTCATAATGTGTATAGAAGAGTTCTCGCCGATCCTCTGGTGGGATGCCCTGGTCATGGACCGAGGATCTACAACGCCAGCGGCAAGACAAAGATATACCCAAGCAAAGGCTTCATACAGGACAGAGTCTTGGTGGCCGCTGGATTTGTACTCGATGCGGTCGGAACCACGAGGAGTCCAGCATATGAAGGCATCATCCCTTCCACATGGCTCGACCTCGTCGACTGGCCGGGCCCTCCGAATCCTGTCCCCGATCGTCTCTGGCGAACCCTCGTAGCTgaccgaggccaagatggcaaaAGCTACCCCCCAGCATACTTCCCCCTAGCCTGCAAATGGATGTTTGAGCAGCGCAGCCGGAGAGGCGGGATAAACACAACAGAGCTTCTAACATCTGGGCGATGTCCATCGATAGCATCAGAGTTCCTCAGACGGGTGCAAGGCGTGATATGGGGTCGGCAGATGATGCTGACAGAAGGAAGACGGGGCTCAAGCAAGTTCCTGGGCCTGGTCCCTGCTGAAGCTCGGGAGGGTGATCTGATCTGCATCTTGTACGGCTGCAGTGTCCCTCTTGTGCTCCGGAGGCTTCGCTCGCCGTCGAAGCAGGGAAGTATGAGCTCTTCATTTGACCAGAAGCCAGAAATCATCGAGACGCAGCCAGATGGCACCGAGTCAGTTCGGCTCTCGACAGTCTCGCAGTCAACTTCATCCCTCCCCTCGCCGAACGAAACACCGACTCAGAGAGCTGCAAGCacaacctcaaccttggAGCCTGAAATGAACAATACGTCACCGACAGATAAAGGTCTCGCTGTCCCTACGCAGTCACCGAGTGTCAAATTCGCCTCAGTTGGCGTGCGGAAAGCGCTCAGGAAGGACACGGCTGAGAGCAAACCGCCGGACCTAGCTACCTCTCTCGAGAGTCAGTACCAGTGCGAGCTCATCGGGGAATGCTACATCCAcggcatgatggatggggagGCTTTCAAGCATCAAAGGGAATACGGGAACAAGCTGCGGCTGTTCCACCTGCTCTAGATATCTATTCGTAGAGGGCCGACAGCAACAAGGGGCCCAGAGAGGGAGCTATGGTTCTTTGACATTCACCCAAAGCCTTCCCAGTTCCCCTTTAATATCACGCAAATGTATCTCATAACCTTCTCAGGCGCGTCACTCTGCCTCGGCCATAGCGGGAACCCTTTCGAAGCAATAGCTCAGTTATCTGGTCCCTTTCTTCATCGTCGAACTCTTGGTTCCAGTACAGCGGAGTTCCTGACCATCGAAGTCCCCGGTTGGGGTCTGCGCCGTGTTCTAGAAGCACTTTCACCATGGCGACATGTCGATTCGAGATGGCCGCCCTGAGAGGAGTTGTTGGATCAAATACACCAACTCGAGCATTAGCATCAGCGCCGTGCCGTAGAAGAAACCGCACAATCTGGATACTTCCATCCCGGACGGCTTCCAGGAACAGAGCTGGCTGTATTTGTATGTCATACTCCTCAAGAGGAGAGTTACTTCGTCCACCTCCAACATGGATGCAAGCTTCGACGAGCAGCTCTGCCGTTGAAAGATCCCAGTTTTCAAGCACAGAAGCCAGAGCTGTTCTTCCATCTTCATTTTTTATATTCACATCCAGGCCGTGCTGGAGAAGCAGCTCGGTGCCCCTGCGGCTTCTTAGTTTAACCGCCCAGTGGAGGGCGTTGTCGCCATGGTTATCCTTGATGGTCAGGTCAGCTCCACGCTTCAAGAGCATGGCTGCGCTTTCGATCTTGTTCACGGCCAGGGCAACTACAAGAGCAGCCCTGCCATGGTCGTCTTGGACGTTTATATCGGCGCCGTAGTCGACGAGCAGTTCCGCAAGGTCTGGCCCAAATCCAGCAACTGCCCAGTGCAACAGAGGGCGCCCTTCGCTGCTACCGTTGGGGTCCATACCGTGGTCAAGAAGTGCCTTGACCTGATCGTAGACGGGCCCAGCGCCATGCCTTAACACCATTGCTGGATCCAGACCGCGGGGGCTGGCGCCGTGTTGAAGCAGCAACTCGATGACCGCCGCACCGCCGCGGATCTCCAGTGCATCCTTCAAAGCCAATTGTGCTACGTCACTGTCAAGAGTGGCTCCGTTAGCGAACAGAATGTGAATAAGCCGCTCGTCTCCCAGTGCGACAGCTTTCCGAAATAGGCTGTGCTCTAGAGCTGTACTGCGTGGCCGCCGTGCCAGAGGGTTGGGGCTGATGCCTTCTAGtgtcttcttcaagaagagcTCTGCAACTTCTGCCCCAAGTTCCATCGCCTTGTGGATTGGCTTGAATTTGTCTGTTTCTCCGAGCCATATTCGTTTCTCGAAATCTCGTGTCAGAGAAGCTCCATGGTCAACTAGCAACTGCGCAACTGCTAGATTCTTACGATCGAGAGCGTAGCACAGCGCGGTCCAGCCTCTATaatcaagctcatcaacgtGTTTTCCTGTCAAAGCCGTATCTTGAAGCATTCTCTGGGCCAGTGGGAGAAGCCCTAAAGCTGAGCACACGTGCAAAAGAGGAAAGCAACGACTTCCATCATGTTTGGAAAATTCACGCATTGACCCATTATAAAGATCCCACCACCTCGATCGTATAAGCCTGCCAGACTCACTCTGAACGAATGCGTTATCCGAGTCAAGCAGCCTTTCGAGACGCTCGCCACAGCGTCTTGCGTGCTCGGGCCAGGAAAAGGTGGCATACGAGGACAAGGTGTTGACTGGCATGTCATCGCGTACCGAAGCGCAGGAGAGAGCAGCCTCAAGTGCGCTCAGGCACCTCTGGGTAATATGAAGTTccatttcttcaacttcGATGCGGAATTCTGGAGTTCGTAGAATGTCGTTGTTGGCTTCGCCCTTCAAGAATTCACCCACCGAAGCGTGGACGAGCTTGACAATGGCACCTTTATTCCGCCATTGCATAGAAAAGGTAGGTTTGGCATTTCTCGAGGTGGGCATGTCCCGGGCCATCCGTCTACTTAGAGTCAAGAGTGACCCAGACATAGCTAccaggtcgacgatggtTTGAGCGTCCACGTCCAAAGCCTCGGCAAGTTGATCCACGGTCAGAGAGTGACACGCCAGAGTCACCCAGCGCAAGAGCTGAGCGATTTTCCCTCTCATGGGGCCTTTTATCCGAAGGAGAATCTTGGAGTATAGggcgccaaggtcttgtGGAATCGCATCCAGGGCAATCCGCATCTCTGTCTTCGTCTCAACGGATAGGAGCTCCTGAATGGCAAAGCCAACCCACAAGAAAGTTCCATCTGAGCGGTGCCAGAGGGTTGTCTTGACCTCTTTTATGAAGTCAAGGCCCAACTCGGAGAAGAGATCATGCTCTTTGATCTTGGCGCTGATTACTCGGGAGACATCCTTTGCAATCGCATCCGTCTTGGTTTCGAGATTCAGTCGAGGAAAACTTCGCAAGCCAACCATGTCTCGGCTGACTATGGCAAGCCTGAATGGGTTGTAAGGTGGCGATCTCGATCTTGATTCCTTATCAAACACCTGTCGTAGGTTGTTCAAGAGCCAGCGGGTCGAGTCCCGGTGGCATTCGTCAAGACCGTCAATTAGTCCAAGGACGGGTCCCAGTTTTGGATCCGTTAGTATGCTCGCAAACATGGCCCATAGATCTCCACGAGATGAAAGGGTGCGCTTGGTTCTCTCTCCTGTCCCCAAGCAATCCTCCACATGTTTGACCATGCTAGGAACCTGGTCCAGGACCTGGTAGAGCAAAGATCTCATGATGGCGATTTCATCACTGGTTGACTTGTCTCCACAAAAGACATAGAGCACAGCACAGTCGGGCAAAGACTCCCACTCCTGGGTCAGGAAGATGGAGAGCATAGTCTTTCCCCGCCCAGGTCTGCCAGATATCCAAAGGAGGCCCGACTCTTGGGCGTCTAGCCAAGACCGGTAGATCTCATTATGTCGAATCCACTGGCATG is a window from the Fusarium keratoplasticum isolate Fu6.1 chromosome 5, whole genome shotgun sequence genome containing:
- a CDS encoding HET domain-containing protein, whose amino-acid sequence is MATYQYQRLQPDEIRLLALSAGSYDAKLEGSLDIFRLPENEEPEEGHQVLVTRDTGSDVQNAPPYEALSYTWGSLPISPHTLSIVVGDGETATLDITPNLDLALRRLRQDIPANKSRLLWIDAVCINQSDLVEKSTQIPKMAMIYNRAEGVSVWLGGDDAGAVDFIDKLLNLDDFDPLTKDPGTPEEWAALLALMQRPWFNRRWIVQEISLARRATLLCGMRSVSWEDFSAAVALFTSRYQDLRALFQRSEKFQNHPNYLGEVDALGAKCLVDLTSNLFRKSEDGAVLERLLSLEGLISTMAAFEAASPHDTIYAVLWLAHDAQPDAQHGGAMSDDHLLQTPQHSPTLAGISSDEDVSDYDLGAHMPQPSNQIKFRTPFPRRATGTSSTDGPEKLSRRSTSLKPPVAAWQSSFSCRSVSDRNLRNAEKHFEGYPTSIIVDYNRSVYEVCKEFLEFAIGRSRTLDIICCPWAPEPPPDEPKLPSWITQLDSTPFDKQPGHNVYRRVLADPLVGCPGHGPRIYNASGKTKIYPSKGFIQDRVLVAAGFVLDAVGTTRSPAYEGIIPSTWLDLVDWPGPPNPVPDRLWRTLVADRGQDGKSYPPAYFPLACKWMFEQRSRRGGINTTELLTSGRCPSIASEFLRRVQGVIWGRQMMLTEGRRGSSKFLGLVPAEAREGDLICILYGCSVPLVLRRLRSPSKQGSMSSSFDQKPEIIETQPDGTESVRLSTVSQSTSSLPSPNETPTQRAASTTSTLEPEMNNTSPTDKGLAVPTQSPSVKFASVGVRKALRKDTAESKPPDLATSLESQYQCELIGECYIHGMMDGEAFKHQREYGNKLRLFHLL
- a CDS encoding NACHT domain-containing protein encodes the protein MGAEARANIAVTIGDVNVAPGATAVIGMNRVGSDANTQKKTVREYKDDLFVSEPRSVRAELINTKGSLTEGTCQWIRHNEIYRSWLDAQESGLLWISGRPGRGKTMLSIFLTQEWESLPDCAVLYVFCGDKSTSDEIAIMRSLLYQVLDQVPSMVKHVEDCLGTGERTKRTLSSRGDLWAMFASILTDPKLGPVLGLIDGLDECHRDSTRWLLNNLRQVFDKESRSRSPPYNPFRLAIVSRDMVGLRSFPRLNLETKTDAIAKDVSRVISAKIKEHDLFSELGLDFIKEVKTTLWHRSDGTFLWVGFAIQELLSVETKTEMRIALDAIPQDLGALYSKILLRIKGPMRGKIAQLLRWVTLACHSLTVDQLAEALDVDAQTIVDLVAMSGSLLTLSRRMARDMPTSRNAKPTFSMQWRNKGAIVKLVHASVGEFLKGEANNDILRTPEFRIEVEEMELHITQRCLSALEAALSCASVRDDMPVNTLSSYATFSWPEHARRCGERLERLLDSDNAFVQNKFKPIHKAMELGAEVAELFLKKTLEGISPNPLARRPRSTALEHSLFRKAVALGDERLIHILFANGATLDSDVAQLALKDALEIRGGAAVIELLLQHGASPRGLDPAMVLRHGAGPVYDQVKALLDHGMDPNGSSEGRPLLHWAVAGFGPDLAELLVDYGADINVQDDHGRAALVVALAVNKIESAAMLLKRGADLTIKDNHGDNALHWAVKLRSRRGTELLLQHGLDVNIKNEDGRTALASVLENWDLSTAELLVEACIHVGGGRSNSPLEEYDIQIQPALFLEAVRDGSIQIVRFLLRHGADANARVGVFDPTTPLRAAISNRHVAMVKVLLEHGADPNRGLRWSGTPLYWNQEFDDEERDQITELLLRKGSRYGRGRVTRLRRL